The following coding sequences are from one Alosa alosa isolate M-15738 ecotype Scorff River chromosome 3, AALO_Geno_1.1, whole genome shotgun sequence window:
- the LOC125292590 gene encoding zinc-binding protein A33-like produces the protein MELSENIYEETKQNEGKHIYVVSNESKQNKREPNSLQLGRYKCAVACLGLLCGLLVATIIGLLLKTPTETNQIKTMSYNLTREIEMLQNRYSLLTRDISQLQVRCNNLTREKSFLQDRFNTVADENKKLQKRLCHPKMEMAQYVVDVSLDPDTAENNLILSADGKRVWHVDIRQNLPDNPERFDPVVCVLGKQGFTSGRFYYEVQISGKTAWILGVARESINRKGSIKASPLTGYWTIWLRDDIYKALAGPSVVLTLKEKPERVGVFVDYEAGFVSFYDADRWTPIYSFKDVSFNETIYPFFSPFPNKDNKNSTPLIIVTLFTCLK, from the exons ATGGAATTGTCTGAAAACATTTATGAagagacaaaacaaaatgaaggAAAACATATCTATGTGGTTTCCAATGAGTCTAAACAGAACAAGCGAGAGCCAAACAGTCTTCAACTTG GACGTTACAAGTGTGCTGTGGCGTGTCTGGGGCTACTTTGTGGTCTGCTGGTGGCCACCATCATAGGACTGCTACTCAAAACACCTACAGAGACCAATCAGATAAAAACCATGTCTTATAATCTGACTAGGGAAATAGAGATGTTACAGAACAGATACAGCCTCCTGACAAGGGACATTTCCCAATTACAGGTTAGATGTAACAACTTAACTAGAGAGAAATCCTTCTTACAGGACAGATTCAACACAGTGGCTGATGAGAATAAGAAACTACAGAAGAGACTTTGTCATCCGA AGATGGAAATGGCACagtatgtgg TCGATGTATCTCTGGATCCTGATACAGCCGAAAACAACCTCATCCTGTCTGCTGATGGGAAACGAGTGTGGCATGTTGACATACGACAGAACCTCCCTGACAACCCTGAGCGCTTTGAtcctgttgtctgtgtccttggaAAGCAGGGCTTCACCTCTGGTAGATTTTACTATGAGGTGCAGATCAGTGGAAAGACTGCATGGATATTAGGGGTAGCCAGAGAGTCCATTAACAGAAAGGGAAGCATTAAAGCAAGTCCCCTGACTGGATACTGGACAATATGGCTGAGAGATGACATATATAAAGCACTAGCTGGTCCCTCTGTTGTCCTCACACTCAAAGAAAAGCCAGAGAGGGTTGGAGTGTTTGTGGATTATGAGGCAGGTTTTGTCTCTTTTTATGATGCAGACAGATGGACTCCTATCTACTCTTTTAAAGATGTCTCTTTTAATGAGACAATCTATCCATTTTTCAGTCCCTTTCCAAATAAAGACAACAAGAACTCAACTCCATTGATTATTGTCACCCTTTTCACCTGCCTTAAGTAA